From a single Microbacterium terrisoli genomic region:
- a CDS encoding ABC transporter substrate-binding protein — MMLETPRLRSSWQKRVGRTLTVLAAAGALALSGCASTGGDTSGAGGDAQLKKVTITTFLPLESLTFTPEMVAQAGGYFEKHGLDVTIQPVQGAPAAVQSVLGGAALTTRVSSIDIQPAMDQGQKVQGIGTMSYGTSLRLVSVDKHPLRTPADLKNATIGMGSTGGTSERTLDLTLDSAGIPRDSVKREVVPVSAATIELVRQGKLDGYIVSMDTAAALKSQNKDVIVGGADLLSAPDMQVWIAMTDSVNDPTKADELKRLLASIRDAVEFVKGDAANGYKNVIATMKKKWTFPSIEGDSPIAPSVLDEYVASGWFDADGNPLKNADSTWQDAYELYTSSGLVSGKNKPMDWLTDKLLPAN, encoded by the coding sequence ATGATGCTGGAAACCCCGAGGTTGAGAAGTTCTTGGCAGAAGCGCGTCGGCCGGACGCTGACCGTTCTGGCCGCGGCCGGCGCCTTGGCGCTGAGCGGCTGTGCGTCCACCGGAGGCGATACCTCCGGCGCGGGTGGCGACGCGCAGCTGAAGAAGGTGACGATCACCACCTTCCTGCCGCTGGAGTCTCTGACGTTCACGCCCGAGATGGTCGCCCAGGCCGGCGGCTACTTCGAGAAGCACGGGTTGGATGTCACGATCCAGCCGGTGCAGGGTGCCCCGGCCGCCGTGCAATCGGTGCTCGGCGGTGCCGCGCTGACCACTCGTGTCAGCAGCATCGACATCCAGCCGGCTATGGACCAGGGACAGAAGGTGCAGGGCATCGGCACGATGTCGTACGGCACCTCGCTGCGCCTGGTGTCGGTCGACAAGCATCCGCTGCGCACCCCCGCCGACCTCAAGAACGCCACCATCGGCATGGGCTCCACCGGCGGCACGAGTGAGCGCACCCTTGACCTGACCCTGGACAGCGCGGGCATCCCACGCGACTCGGTCAAGCGTGAAGTGGTCCCGGTCAGCGCCGCGACGATCGAACTGGTCCGCCAGGGCAAGCTCGACGGCTACATCGTGAGCATGGACACCGCGGCCGCCTTGAAGAGCCAGAACAAGGATGTCATCGTCGGCGGCGCCGATCTGCTCAGCGCACCCGACATGCAGGTGTGGATCGCGATGACGGACAGCGTCAACGACCCCACCAAAGCGGATGAGCTCAAGCGGCTGCTGGCAAGCATCCGCGACGCAGTCGAGTTCGTGAAGGGCGACGCCGCCAACGGCTACAAGAACGTCATCGCGACGATGAAGAAGAAGTGGACATTCCCGTCGATCGAGGGCGACAGCCCCATCGCACCCAGCGTGCTGGACGAATACGTGGCGTCGGGCTGGTTCGACGCCGACGGCAACCCGCTCAAGAACGCCGATTCCACCTGGCAGGATGCATACGAGCTGTACACCTCCAGCGGCCTGGTCAGCGGCAAGAACAAGCCGATGGACTGGCTGACCGACAAGCTGCTCCCCGCCAACTGA
- a CDS encoding ABC transporter ATP-binding protein produces MNQIKGDIMDASSSVAIPDRPIRVKTDSLSKEFRTAKGVTTAVHSVDLEILRGEFITVVGRSGCGKTTLLRMIGGLLAPTSGSVQVDDKELWNGGRVDSAAIARLGFVFQESNLLPWFNVVDNIALPLKLHGVSKSARRARAAELADLVGLAGFESAYPRQLSGGMRQRVAIARALSTEPDLLLMDEPFGALDALTRERMNLELQRIVGETESTVVFVTHDIPEAVFLGDRIVHMTPRPGRVSQVLSIEIPKPREIVVQTEPEFNEIVRDLRTKLDQDD; encoded by the coding sequence ATGAATCAGATCAAGGGCGACATCATGGATGCCTCATCGTCGGTTGCAATCCCAGACCGGCCCATCCGCGTCAAGACCGACAGCCTCAGCAAGGAGTTCCGCACCGCCAAAGGCGTGACCACAGCGGTGCACAGCGTGGATCTCGAGATCCTGCGCGGCGAGTTCATCACCGTCGTCGGCCGTTCGGGCTGCGGCAAGACCACGCTGCTGCGCATGATCGGCGGGCTGCTGGCACCCACCAGCGGATCCGTGCAGGTCGATGACAAGGAGCTCTGGAACGGTGGCCGCGTCGACAGCGCGGCGATCGCCCGGCTGGGCTTCGTGTTCCAAGAGAGCAATCTTCTGCCCTGGTTCAACGTCGTCGACAACATCGCGCTGCCGCTGAAGCTGCACGGCGTCTCGAAATCGGCGCGCCGTGCGAGGGCCGCAGAGCTGGCGGACCTCGTGGGTCTGGCGGGCTTCGAGAGCGCCTACCCGCGTCAGCTGTCGGGCGGCATGCGCCAGCGCGTGGCGATCGCCCGGGCGCTGAGCACCGAGCCGGACCTGCTGCTGATGGACGAGCCGTTCGGCGCGCTGGACGCACTGACCCGAGAGCGCATGAACCTCGAGCTGCAGCGGATCGTCGGCGAGACCGAATCGACTGTCGTGTTCGTCACGCACGACATCCCAGAAGCGGTGTTCCTCGGCGACCGCATCGTGCACATGACGCCGCGGCCCGGGCGTGTCAGCCAGGTGCTGTCGATCGAGATCCCCAAACCGCGCGAGATCGTGGTGCAGACCGAACCCGAATTCAACGAGATCGTGCGTGACCTGCGCACCAAACTCGATCAGGACGATTGA
- a CDS encoding ABC transporter permease: protein MNRSKALPWIVTPSIILVLLVVWQAWVVLLDVNPFIMPSPIDLGKQFGVLLAEPDTWVQMGVTLSEVLVGFAVGVLSGLAVGVLLGKIPWLETSLRPLIIIAQVAPKVAFIPLFVIWFGFGMTSKVVLAAILAFFPVMLNALLGVRSVELGQRELMQSLNATRGQTFVQLELRSVLPYLFAGMEVAIVLAMTGAIVGEFLGGSSGLGAMVVSAMNSLNAARTFALILLLSLVGLILYVIVNGSKRWFIPWHESVYALQEA, encoded by the coding sequence ATGAACCGCTCCAAAGCACTTCCCTGGATCGTCACCCCGTCGATCATCCTCGTTCTTCTGGTCGTCTGGCAGGCATGGGTCGTCCTGCTGGACGTCAACCCGTTCATCATGCCGTCGCCGATCGACCTGGGCAAGCAGTTCGGCGTGCTGCTGGCCGAGCCCGACACCTGGGTGCAGATGGGTGTGACGCTGAGCGAGGTGCTCGTCGGCTTCGCCGTCGGTGTGCTCTCAGGCCTGGCCGTAGGCGTCCTCCTCGGCAAGATCCCGTGGCTGGAGACCAGTCTGCGTCCCCTGATCATCATCGCCCAGGTCGCTCCGAAGGTCGCCTTCATCCCGCTGTTCGTCATCTGGTTCGGTTTCGGGATGACCTCGAAGGTGGTGCTCGCTGCGATTCTGGCGTTCTTCCCGGTGATGCTCAACGCCCTGCTCGGCGTGCGCTCGGTGGAGCTCGGCCAGCGTGAACTCATGCAGAGCCTGAACGCCACGCGCGGTCAGACCTTCGTGCAGCTCGAACTGCGCAGCGTGCTGCCCTACCTGTTCGCCGGGATGGAGGTGGCCATCGTGTTGGCGATGACCGGTGCGATCGTCGGTGAATTCTTGGGGGGCAGTTCTGGGCTCGGGGCCATGGTGGTCAGCGCGATGAACTCGCTGAACGCGGCGCGAACATTCGCCCTGATCTTGCTGCTGTCGCTGGTCGGGCTCATCCTCTATGTCATCGTCAACGGGTCCAAGCGCTGGTTCATCCCCTGGCACGAATCGGTCTATGCCCTGCAGGAGGCATGA